From the genome of Brevundimonas sp. NIBR11:
CTTCCACTGGCCGTCGCCTTGGGTGTTGAGCTCGGCGGCGACGCGCTGGGCCTGAGACGGGTCGCGCAGCTTGACCATCAGGGGACCGACGCGCGGGCCGGTATCGGCCTGGCCCACCATGCGAAGCGTATCGCGCGACATGATGACGGTGGCCTGCATCATGTTGGGATAGCCGCGGGTGATCCCGACGACCGTCACGGTCTGGCCGTTGTAGAGCGCCTTTTCGCCGAGCTTGACGCCGAGCTTGCCGACGGCCGTCTCGTCGATGGCGACGGTGTAGGGCTGGCGAAGGGCGTCGACGAGTTCGCGGGAATAGTCAGTCGGGATGGTGACGGAGCCTGGCGTGGTGTCGATGATCGAGGCCTGGACGAACTGCTGGCGCGGGGCGCCCATCTTCGCCCGGTCCGCCTGGGACATGGTCGGATCGACGTTCTTGATCGACTGGAAGGAGCCGCCGGCGCCGTCCAGTGGCTGGACCTCGACCACCTCGGGGTTATTGTAGACTTGGGGGATGAAGCGCCGCGGCACGCCCGATGGGCCGCCGATCAGCGACTTGGCGCCCGGCTGCATGACGATGATGTCGGCGCTCGAGCGTTCGATCGTGGCGGTGAAGCCCTTGCCGATGCCGATGAAAACGCCGGTCATCGACAGGACGAGCAGGCCGGACAGGGCCAGAGCCATGACGGCGGCCATGTAGCGGCGCCACTCGAAGAGCAGCGTGGAAAGCGCGAGCGACATTGTCTCAGAAACACCCCTGACTTGCACCGTTATGTGACGCGCGGTCGGGTTCTCTCCAAGTTAAATCGGGGTAAGGGGACATGCCTCGTTATGGCCACGCTTGCCGCGTCGTCGGCGGGAGGCCTAGCTATCGTGCAAATGCGCCGGGTCGCCGGCCCCCTCCAGGAAGACGCCATGAATCATCGCTCGCTCGTCGCCGC
Proteins encoded in this window:
- a CDS encoding ABC transporter permease; translated protein: MSLALSTLLFEWRRYMAAVMALALSGLLVLSMTGVFIGIGKGFTATIERSSADIIVMQPGAKSLIGGPSGVPRRFIPQVYNNPEVVEVQPLDGAGGSFQSIKNVDPTMSQADRAKMGAPRQQFVQASIIDTTPGSVTIPTDYSRELVDALRQPYTVAIDETAVGKLGVKLGEKALYNGQTVTVVGITRGYPNMMQATVIMSRDTLRMVGQADTGPRVGPLMVKLRDPSQAQRVAAELNTQGDGQWKAWTRQELADANAGAMFEEGILVIIIGGCVVLGTIIGVAITWQTLRGAIMANIKEFASLRALGVGMGSLNRIVMELSFWVGCVGVVAAILLTMGLQALAMMGAVIIALPPVLLLVVGGGLIVIAMVSGALSLGILKNSQPADLLR